A single Anaeromyxobacter diazotrophicus DNA region contains:
- the dxs gene encoding 1-deoxy-D-xylulose-5-phosphate synthase, protein MPRLLDRIDSPLDLKRLKPEDLPKVCQEIRDEIVATCAKNGGHLGSSLGAVELVVALHYVYSSPLDRLVFDVGHQAYAHKLLTGRRDQFRTIRTEGGLAGFPERHESEHDAFGVGHASTAISAALGMIEGRRLHNEAGKVVALVGDGALTGGIAFEGLNQAGYLARDLLVVLNDNEMSISPNVGALSEWFTKKFASRTFNHWRRTVKEILRQVPKGPDAIKVIRHAINATKALVSPGILFEGMGFQYVGPVDGHDVVGLVETFKKVQSCEGPVLVHAITTKGKGYQPAEKDLATRGHGLSFFDVATGKSTAKKAAVKSYTDLFAEALCEQMERDGRVVAITAAMLEGTGLIKAKQRFPDRTYDVGIAEQHAVTFAAGLACEGLKPVVALYSTFLQRAYDQIIHDVALQKLPVTFALDRGGLVGADGKTHQGAFDLAYLRCVPNLVVMAPSDE, encoded by the coding sequence ATGCCCAGACTGCTCGACCGGATCGACTCGCCCCTCGACCTCAAGCGGCTCAAGCCCGAGGACCTGCCCAAGGTCTGCCAGGAGATCCGCGACGAGATCGTCGCGACCTGCGCCAAGAACGGCGGCCACCTCGGCTCGTCGCTCGGCGCGGTGGAGCTGGTGGTGGCGCTGCACTACGTCTACAGCTCGCCGCTCGACCGGCTCGTCTTCGACGTGGGGCACCAGGCCTACGCCCACAAGCTGCTCACCGGGCGGCGCGACCAGTTCCGGACCATCCGCACCGAGGGCGGGCTGGCCGGGTTCCCCGAGCGGCACGAGTCGGAGCACGACGCGTTCGGCGTCGGCCACGCCTCGACCGCCATCTCCGCCGCGCTCGGGATGATCGAGGGCCGGCGGCTGCACAACGAGGCGGGGAAGGTGGTGGCGCTCGTCGGCGACGGCGCGCTCACCGGCGGGATCGCCTTCGAGGGCCTGAACCAGGCCGGCTACCTCGCGCGCGACCTGCTCGTGGTCCTGAACGACAACGAGATGTCGATCTCGCCCAACGTGGGCGCGCTCTCCGAGTGGTTCACGAAGAAGTTCGCCTCCCGCACCTTCAACCACTGGCGCCGCACGGTGAAGGAGATCCTGCGCCAGGTCCCGAAGGGCCCCGACGCCATCAAGGTCATCCGGCACGCCATCAACGCCACCAAGGCGCTCGTGTCGCCCGGCATCCTGTTCGAGGGGATGGGCTTCCAGTACGTGGGGCCGGTGGACGGGCACGACGTGGTGGGGCTGGTCGAGACCTTCAAGAAGGTCCAGAGCTGCGAGGGGCCGGTGCTGGTGCACGCCATCACCACCAAGGGCAAGGGGTACCAGCCGGCCGAGAAGGACCTCGCCACCCGCGGCCACGGGCTCTCCTTCTTCGACGTCGCGACCGGGAAGTCCACGGCCAAGAAGGCGGCGGTGAAGAGCTACACCGACCTCTTCGCCGAGGCGCTGTGCGAGCAGATGGAGCGCGACGGGCGGGTGGTGGCCATCACCGCCGCCATGCTGGAGGGGACCGGGCTCATCAAGGCGAAGCAGCGCTTCCCGGACCGGACCTACGACGTCGGGATCGCCGAGCAGCACGCGGTGACCTTCGCGGCCGGGCTGGCGTGCGAGGGGCTCAAGCCGGTGGTGGCCCTCTACTCGACCTTCCTGCAGCGCGCCTACGACCAGATCATCCACGACGTGGCGCTGCAGAAGCTGCCGGTGACGTTCGCGCTCGACCGCGGGGGGCTGGTGGGGGCCGACGGCAAGACGCACCAGGGCGCCTTCGACCTCGCCTACCTGCGCTGCGTGCCGAACCTGGTGGTGATGGCGCCCTCGGACGAGAA
- a CDS encoding response regulator, whose product MNDDDRPRKPKVIIVDDDRDTREMLTLALELEGFDVGQAANGLRLISAMHVDRPDVILLDVMMSWIDGFELCRAIKKNETFHDIPVIFVSARKSVEDERAGIEAGAIDYFSKPLDMDRLVGRIREILAGRGAVQLTAPA is encoded by the coding sequence ATGAACGACGACGATCGGCCCCGCAAGCCCAAGGTCATCATCGTCGACGACGACCGCGACACCCGCGAGATGCTCACGCTCGCCCTGGAGCTCGAGGGCTTCGACGTCGGCCAGGCGGCGAACGGGCTCCGGCTCATCTCCGCCATGCACGTGGACCGGCCCGACGTGATCCTGCTCGACGTGATGATGAGCTGGATCGACGGCTTCGAGCTGTGCCGGGCCATCAAGAAGAACGAGACCTTCCACGACATCCCGGTCATCTTCGTGTCCGCCCGCAAGAGCGTCGAGGACGAGCGCGCCGGGATCGAGGCCGGGGCCATCGACTACTTCTCGAAGCCGCTCGACATGGACCGGCTGGTCGGGCGCATCCGGGAGATCCTCGCCGGGCGCGGGGCGGTCCAGCTGACCGCCCCGGCGTAG
- the xseB gene encoding exodeoxyribonuclease VII small subunit, whose product MADRTTPAGDRAAPAEPPASSEAYDAVVSRLERVVGDLEAGGLSLEASIEKFAEGVKLAHEATRKLDEAERRIEMLVRNADGSQDEVPFDPDASKGP is encoded by the coding sequence GTGGCAGACCGCACGACCCCCGCCGGCGATCGCGCCGCCCCCGCCGAGCCCCCCGCTTCCTCCGAGGCCTACGACGCGGTCGTGTCGCGCCTCGAGCGCGTGGTGGGCGATCTCGAGGCGGGCGGCCTCAGCCTGGAGGCCTCCATCGAGAAGTTCGCCGAGGGCGTGAAGCTGGCGCACGAGGCGACCCGCAAGCTCGACGAGGCGGAGCGGCGCATCGAGATGCTGGTCCGGAACGCGGACGGCTCTCAGGACGAGGTCCCGTTCGATCCCGACGCCAGCAAGGGCCCGTGA
- the xseA gene encoding exodeoxyribonuclease VII large subunit, which translates to MAQRPGETGDLFAQVRPRPMGVGELTRLLRAQVEPRFKDVWVAGEISNLRRQSSGHVYFALKDDEASIGAVLWASQARRVPFALEDGLQILARGFIEIYPPHGKYQLVLQELEPRGAGAQALLLKQIKERLQQDGLLDPARKRRLPFLPRRVGVATSPTGAALRDFLRVLHGRYPTLPVLVAPCRVQGEGAAAQVASAVRGLCRAGCDVVVVTRGGGSQDDLAAFNDERLARALAACPVPVVSAVGHEVDFTVADLVADVRAATPTHAAQLVAPVKAELEERVAALRARLQRCVGEAVGARRRELRALRAELADPKHVLSQQRHRLDDLQHRAETAARARARAFAVQVSELRGRLGRAEPRARVRALLRRAEDAARRLGRWQASTFPRERLRVERLQARLEPANVAKLLERGFALALAGDGTLVRSSAGVAPGDALRLALARGWLDVRVEERDRGADPLPARGGPRPGEGPGGG; encoded by the coding sequence ATGGCGCAGCGGCCCGGCGAGACCGGCGATCTCTTCGCGCAGGTCCGCCCGCGCCCGATGGGCGTCGGCGAGCTGACCCGGCTGCTCCGGGCCCAGGTCGAGCCCCGCTTCAAGGACGTGTGGGTGGCGGGCGAGATCTCGAACCTGCGCCGCCAGTCGAGCGGCCACGTCTACTTCGCGCTCAAGGACGACGAGGCGTCGATCGGCGCGGTGCTGTGGGCCTCGCAGGCGCGGCGCGTCCCGTTCGCGCTCGAGGACGGGCTCCAGATACTGGCGCGGGGCTTCATCGAGATCTACCCGCCGCACGGCAAGTACCAGCTCGTCCTGCAGGAGCTCGAGCCGCGCGGCGCGGGCGCCCAGGCGCTGCTCCTGAAGCAGATCAAGGAGCGGCTGCAGCAGGACGGCCTCCTCGACCCCGCCCGCAAGCGCCGGCTGCCGTTCCTGCCGCGGCGGGTGGGGGTGGCGACCAGCCCTACCGGCGCCGCCCTGCGCGACTTCCTGCGGGTGCTGCACGGGCGGTACCCCACCTTGCCGGTGCTGGTGGCGCCGTGCCGGGTGCAGGGCGAGGGCGCGGCGGCGCAGGTCGCCTCGGCGGTGCGCGGGCTCTGCCGCGCCGGCTGCGACGTGGTGGTGGTGACCCGCGGCGGCGGCTCGCAGGACGACCTGGCGGCCTTCAACGACGAGCGCCTGGCGCGCGCCCTCGCGGCGTGCCCGGTGCCGGTGGTGAGCGCGGTCGGCCACGAGGTGGACTTCACGGTGGCCGATCTCGTCGCCGACGTGCGCGCCGCCACTCCCACCCACGCCGCGCAGCTCGTTGCGCCGGTCAAGGCCGAGCTGGAGGAGCGCGTCGCCGCCCTGCGCGCCCGCCTCCAGCGCTGCGTCGGCGAGGCGGTCGGGGCGCGCCGGCGCGAGCTGCGCGCGCTGCGGGCGGAGCTGGCCGACCCGAAGCACGTCCTCTCGCAGCAGCGGCACCGGCTCGACGACCTGCAGCACCGCGCCGAGACCGCCGCCCGGGCGCGCGCGCGCGCCTTCGCGGTCCAGGTGAGCGAGCTGCGCGGGCGGCTGGGGCGCGCCGAGCCGCGGGCGCGGGTGCGTGCGCTCCTGCGCCGGGCGGAGGACGCGGCGCGGCGGCTCGGCCGCTGGCAGGCCAGCACCTTCCCGCGCGAGCGGCTGCGGGTGGAGCGCCTGCAGGCGCGGCTCGAGCCCGCCAACGTCGCGAAGCTGCTCGAGCGCGGCTTCGCGCTCGCCCTCGCCGGCGACGGGACGCTGGTGCGCTCGAGCGCCGGCGTCGCGCCGGGCGACGCGCTGCGTCTCGCGCTCGCCCGGGGGTGGCTGGACGTCCGCGTGGAGGAGCGCGACCGCGGGGCCGACCCGCTCCCGGCGCGCGGGGGGCCTCGTCCCGGGGAGGGCCCGGGTGGCGGTTGA
- the hemH gene encoding ferrochelatase — protein sequence MKTAVFLMNLGGPRSLAEVEPYLYELFLDVLPRGLGPLRRPLAWLIANRRAPSSAEKYQLIGGRSPLVERTEEQARALAAALGPDYSCHLAMRCGHPATGEAVREALAAGAERALALPLYPQWANATTRSSLAELRRVWPGEKPLVEVCTWHDHPGWLEACAGTVRDALAELPEGARAEALVIFSAHGLPLSEVEKGDPYPQYVEASARGVAERCGLPADRWQVTYQSRIGPTKWLGPDTVEFLRRGARGRAVVTVPVAFVSEHLETLYDLDILAREAAAEGGAVAYARAKAVGTRPEFVAALAEIARAALAAPQRAA from the coding sequence ATGAAGACGGCCGTCTTCCTCATGAACCTGGGGGGCCCGCGCAGCCTGGCGGAGGTGGAGCCGTATCTCTACGAGCTCTTCCTCGACGTGCTCCCCCGGGGCCTCGGGCCGCTGCGCCGGCCGCTGGCCTGGCTCATCGCGAACCGCCGCGCCCCGTCCTCGGCGGAGAAGTACCAGCTCATCGGCGGCCGCTCGCCGCTGGTGGAGCGGACCGAGGAGCAGGCGCGAGCGCTCGCGGCCGCGCTGGGCCCGGACTACTCCTGCCACCTCGCCATGCGCTGCGGCCACCCCGCCACGGGCGAGGCCGTCCGCGAGGCGCTGGCGGCCGGGGCGGAGCGCGCGCTGGCGCTGCCGCTCTACCCGCAGTGGGCGAACGCCACCACCCGGAGCTCGCTGGCCGAGCTGCGCCGCGTGTGGCCCGGGGAGAAGCCGCTGGTCGAGGTCTGCACCTGGCACGACCACCCGGGCTGGCTCGAGGCGTGCGCCGGCACCGTCCGGGACGCGCTGGCGGAGCTGCCCGAGGGCGCGCGCGCCGAGGCGCTGGTGATCTTCAGCGCCCACGGCCTCCCCCTCAGCGAGGTCGAGAAGGGCGACCCCTACCCGCAGTACGTGGAGGCCTCGGCGCGCGGCGTGGCCGAGCGCTGCGGGCTCCCGGCGGACCGCTGGCAGGTCACCTACCAGAGCCGCATCGGCCCGACGAAGTGGCTGGGGCCGGACACGGTCGAGTTCCTCCGGCGCGGCGCGCGGGGGCGGGCGGTGGTGACCGTGCCGGTCGCGTTCGTCTCCGAGCACCTCGAGACGCTCTACGACCTCGACATCCTGGCCCGGGAGGCGGCGGCCGAGGGCGGCGCGGTCGCGTACGCCCGGGCCAAGGCGGTCGGGACGCGGCCGGAGTTCGTGGCCGCGCTGGCGGAGATCGCGAGGGCGGCGCTGGCGGCTCCCCAGCGCGCCGCCTAG
- the hemN gene encoding oxygen-independent coproporphyrinogen III oxidase: protein MIQIPSFQLIKKYDRPGPRYTSYPTAPEWSDAFKAERYAQHLARADADVGPLSVYVHLPFCREMCRFCGCNVVATHDRSRADSYLDLLEQEVALVAARLPHRRAVSQLHWGGGTPTFLDSKQLTRCHGILARHFEFTADAEKAIEIDPAITAKEQLDTLAGLGFNRVSMGVQDFDGRVQEVVGRIQGEKETNDLVEHARKLGFRGVNLDLIYGLPYQTPATWTHTLERILAIHPDRMAVFGFAYVPWSKPHQRLLPQEALPKTEQRVELFLAAVEAFTKGGYRLIGLDHFALESDELAKAQREGYLTRNFQGYTVRPASDTIAFGMSSISDLGGAYAQNAHRLKDWGDQVAAGQLPIERGASVTDDDVMRRFVINRVMCLLRLDLGEVAQRFGPQGRAAVEASLQKGVEELVQDGLVTFDGEVLRVLPLGQLLVRNVAMLFDAYLDQEGGKKKQFSRTV from the coding sequence GTGATCCAGATCCCGTCGTTCCAGCTCATCAAGAAGTACGACCGGCCGGGGCCGCGCTACACGAGCTACCCGACGGCGCCCGAGTGGTCGGACGCCTTCAAGGCCGAGCGCTACGCGCAGCACCTCGCCCGGGCCGACGCCGACGTGGGGCCGCTCTCGGTCTACGTCCACCTGCCGTTCTGCCGCGAGATGTGCCGCTTCTGCGGCTGCAACGTGGTGGCCACGCACGACCGGAGCCGCGCCGACTCCTACCTCGACCTGCTCGAGCAGGAGGTGGCGCTGGTCGCGGCCCGGCTGCCCCACCGCCGGGCGGTGTCGCAGCTGCACTGGGGCGGCGGCACGCCCACCTTCCTCGACTCGAAGCAGCTCACCCGCTGCCACGGCATCCTGGCGCGCCACTTCGAGTTCACCGCCGACGCCGAGAAGGCGATCGAGATCGACCCGGCCATCACCGCCAAGGAGCAGCTCGACACGCTGGCCGGGCTCGGCTTCAACCGCGTCTCCATGGGCGTGCAGGACTTCGACGGCCGGGTGCAGGAGGTGGTCGGCCGCATCCAGGGCGAGAAGGAGACGAACGACCTCGTCGAGCACGCGCGCAAGCTCGGCTTCCGGGGCGTGAACCTCGACCTCATCTACGGGCTGCCCTACCAGACGCCCGCCACCTGGACGCACACCCTCGAGCGCATCCTCGCCATCCACCCCGACCGGATGGCGGTGTTCGGGTTCGCCTACGTGCCGTGGTCGAAGCCGCACCAGCGGCTGCTCCCGCAGGAGGCGCTGCCCAAGACCGAGCAGCGCGTCGAGCTCTTCCTGGCGGCGGTGGAGGCGTTCACGAAGGGCGGCTACCGGCTCATCGGCCTCGACCACTTCGCGCTCGAGTCGGACGAGCTGGCCAAGGCGCAGCGCGAGGGGTACCTCACCCGCAACTTCCAGGGCTACACCGTCCGTCCGGCCTCGGACACCATCGCCTTCGGGATGAGCTCCATCTCCGACCTGGGCGGCGCCTACGCGCAGAACGCGCACCGCCTGAAGGACTGGGGCGATCAGGTCGCCGCCGGCCAGCTCCCGATCGAGCGCGGCGCCAGCGTCACCGACGACGACGTCATGCGGCGCTTCGTCATCAACCGGGTGATGTGCCTGCTCCGGCTCGACCTCGGCGAGGTGGCGCAGAGGTTCGGGCCGCAGGGGCGGGCCGCCGTCGAGGCCTCCCTCCAGAAGGGCGTCGAGGAGCTGGTGCAGGACGGCCTCGTCACCTTCGACGGCGAGGTGCTGCGCGTGCTGCCGCTCGGGCAGCTCCTGGTCCGCAACGTGGCGATGCTGTTCGACGCCTACCTCGACCAGGAGGGCGGGAAGAAGAAGCAGTTCTCGCGCACGGTGTAG
- the hemE gene encoding uroporphyrinogen decarboxylase: MAPLQHRFLKACRREPVDRIPVWLMRQAGRYQASYRAVRAKVSFLELCRSPELIAQVTAAPIDEHGLDAAILFSDILIALPAMGLDLSFEKGEKGKGDGGPKIANPVKTRADVDALRVPEPEKDLRYVLDGVRAIRRVLADRVPLIGFVGGPFTVASYAVEGGSQGFTRLKTMLYADPRSAHALFEKLTQAAIVQLEAQVAAGAQAVQIFESWLGELGREDLEEFSFPYLARIAAALRKTGVPTIFFATGMSTHLAQLGKLGYDVVSVDWRIPLEEARRQLPPEVALQGNLDSTLLLGPKETLVARARRLLEAVGHQPGYIFNLGHGIQPPTPPENVQALVEAVHAFRP, encoded by the coding sequence ATGGCACCTCTCCAGCATCGATTCCTGAAGGCGTGCCGGCGCGAGCCGGTCGATCGCATCCCCGTGTGGCTCATGCGCCAGGCCGGCCGGTACCAGGCCAGCTACCGCGCGGTCCGCGCCAAGGTGAGCTTCCTCGAGCTCTGCCGCTCGCCGGAGCTCATCGCGCAGGTCACGGCGGCGCCCATCGACGAGCACGGGCTCGACGCCGCCATCCTCTTCTCCGACATCCTCATCGCGCTGCCGGCCATGGGGCTCGACCTCTCGTTCGAGAAGGGCGAGAAGGGGAAGGGCGACGGCGGCCCCAAGATCGCGAACCCGGTGAAGACGCGCGCCGACGTGGACGCGCTCCGGGTGCCGGAGCCCGAGAAGGACCTGCGCTACGTGCTCGACGGCGTCCGCGCCATCCGCCGCGTGCTCGCCGACCGCGTCCCGCTCATCGGCTTCGTGGGCGGGCCCTTCACGGTCGCGAGCTACGCGGTCGAGGGCGGCAGCCAGGGCTTCACCCGCCTCAAGACCATGCTCTACGCCGACCCGAGGAGCGCGCACGCGCTCTTCGAGAAGCTGACCCAGGCCGCCATCGTGCAGCTCGAGGCGCAGGTCGCGGCGGGCGCCCAGGCGGTGCAGATCTTCGAGAGCTGGCTCGGCGAGCTGGGGCGCGAGGACCTGGAGGAGTTCAGCTTCCCCTACCTGGCGCGCATCGCGGCGGCGCTCCGCAAGACCGGCGTCCCCACCATCTTCTTCGCGACCGGGATGTCCACGCACCTGGCCCAGCTCGGGAAGCTCGGCTACGACGTCGTCTCGGTCGACTGGCGCATCCCGCTCGAGGAGGCGCGGCGGCAGCTCCCGCCGGAGGTCGCCCTGCAGGGCAACCTCGACTCGACGCTCCTGCTCGGGCCGAAGGAGACGCTCGTGGCGCGCGCCCGCCGGCTGCTCGAGGCGGTCGGGCACCAGCCCGGTTACATCTTCAACCTCGGCCACGGCATCCAGCCCCCGACGCCGCCGGAGAACGTCCAGGCGCTCGTCGAGGCGGTCCACGCCTTCCGGCCGTAG
- a CDS encoding collagen-like protein: MAFRPTLPQLLAALASAGTLATGYAFLAPAGPPGPEGPRGEAGPAGAPGAQGPAGPQGPEGPRGPAGAPGPSAAFKDAATAEWVMPGAGAGEVTSLLTLRFRAPSDGFAYVSGTGYCNVPPDGGATHYAVYVADRADAAHDGALAGASFVRFPQGATLAQVPFAASRVLPVHAGPNAAYLLFQNFSGLAGYSCQAQLVAFFTATRLP; this comes from the coding sequence TTGGCGTTCCGCCCGACCCTGCCGCAGCTCCTGGCCGCCCTCGCCTCCGCCGGCACCCTCGCCACCGGCTACGCCTTCCTCGCGCCCGCCGGTCCGCCGGGGCCGGAGGGCCCCCGCGGCGAGGCGGGCCCCGCCGGCGCGCCCGGCGCGCAGGGGCCCGCCGGTCCGCAGGGCCCCGAGGGCCCGCGCGGCCCCGCCGGCGCCCCCGGCCCGAGCGCCGCGTTCAAGGACGCCGCCACGGCGGAGTGGGTCATGCCCGGCGCCGGCGCCGGCGAGGTGACCTCGCTCCTCACCCTCCGCTTCCGCGCCCCGTCGGACGGCTTCGCGTACGTCTCCGGCACCGGCTACTGCAACGTGCCCCCCGACGGCGGCGCCACGCACTACGCCGTGTACGTCGCGGATCGCGCCGACGCCGCGCACGACGGGGCGCTCGCCGGCGCGTCGTTCGTCCGGTTCCCGCAGGGCGCGACCCTGGCGCAGGTCCCCTTCGCCGCCAGCCGCGTGCTGCCGGTCCACGCCGGCCCGAACGCCGCGTACCTCCTGTTCCAGAACTTCAGCGGGCTCGCGGGCTACAGCTGCCAGGCGCAGCTCGTGGCGTTCTTCACGGCGACGCGGCTGCCCTGA
- a CDS encoding DUF167 domain-containing protein, which produces MAWARDVAGGAELDLLVQPRASRTRAVGEHDGRLKLQLAAPPVDGEANAALVEFLAGALRVRKADVTLVRGDTGRRKTVRVAGVTAAAAAAALAG; this is translated from the coding sequence GTGGCCTGGGCGCGCGACGTCGCCGGGGGCGCCGAGCTGGACCTGCTGGTCCAGCCGCGCGCCTCGCGCACCCGCGCCGTCGGCGAGCACGACGGCCGGCTCAAGCTCCAGCTCGCCGCGCCGCCGGTGGACGGCGAGGCGAACGCGGCCCTGGTGGAGTTCCTCGCCGGCGCGCTCCGGGTGAGGAAGGCGGACGTGACCCTCGTCCGCGGCGACACCGGCCGGCGCAAGACGGTGCGCGTCGCGGGCGTGACGGCCGCCGCCGCGGCCGCCGCGCTGGCGGGCTGA
- a CDS encoding LpxI family protein: MSTIGLLAGGGRFPLLLAESARRAGHRVVATGFVRQTSPELEQAVDALTWVKLGEFGKIAAALKQGGATEVVMLGGVAKVRFFRDAWLDAAGLKILAQVAVRSDDNLLRAIARWFEEQGLPVVDPAPLLADRVAPEGVLGKRAPSEDEWRDARYGLELARGIGRLDLGQTVVVKDGVALAVEALEGTDACVRRGGGLAEGAVVAKAVKPQQDRRFDLPAVGPDTVEVMREVKARVLAVEAGATLVMDREEMVRRADRAGIALVGVR, from the coding sequence GTGTCGACCATCGGTCTCCTCGCCGGCGGCGGCCGCTTCCCGCTCCTCCTCGCCGAGAGCGCCCGGCGCGCGGGGCACCGGGTGGTCGCCACCGGCTTCGTGCGCCAGACCTCGCCCGAGCTGGAGCAGGCGGTCGACGCGCTCACCTGGGTCAAGCTGGGCGAGTTCGGCAAGATCGCCGCCGCCCTGAAGCAGGGCGGCGCGACCGAGGTGGTGATGCTCGGCGGCGTGGCCAAGGTGCGCTTCTTCCGCGACGCCTGGCTGGACGCGGCGGGCCTCAAGATCCTGGCGCAGGTGGCGGTGCGCTCCGACGACAACCTGCTCCGCGCCATCGCGCGCTGGTTCGAGGAGCAGGGCCTGCCGGTGGTCGACCCGGCCCCGCTCCTGGCCGACCGGGTGGCCCCGGAGGGCGTCCTCGGGAAGCGCGCCCCCTCGGAGGACGAGTGGCGCGACGCGCGCTACGGGCTCGAGCTGGCGCGCGGCATCGGCCGGCTCGACCTGGGCCAGACGGTGGTGGTGAAGGACGGCGTGGCCCTGGCGGTGGAGGCGCTGGAGGGCACCGACGCCTGCGTGCGCCGCGGCGGCGGGCTGGCGGAGGGGGCGGTGGTGGCGAAGGCGGTGAAGCCCCAGCAGGACCGCCGCTTCGACCTGCCCGCGGTCGGCCCGGACACGGTCGAGGTCATGCGCGAGGTGAAGGCGCGCGTGCTGGCGGTCGAGGCGGGCGCGACGCTCGTCATGGACCGCGAGGAGATGGTCCGCCGGGCCGACCGGGCGGGCATCGCCCTCGTCGGCGTGAGGTGA
- the lpxA gene encoding acyl-ACP--UDP-N-acetylglucosamine O-acyltransferase, whose protein sequence is MAIHPTAIVAAGARLDPSCEIGPYAVIGPEVKLGPGTTVGAHAVIEGDTELGAGNRVFPHAVLGQIPQDLKYRGERTRIVIGDRNQFREFVTVHVGTTGGGGVTRIGSDCLFMASSHVAHDCTVGDRCILANSVPLAGHVTLEDHVILGGLSGVHQFTRIGRFAFSAAGSVIVQDVAPYCMVQGDRACVSGVNTTGLQRSGFSEEQLGRVKDAYRLVFRQKLGLREACQQLRAEHGGHPEIDHLLAFLDGVGERGLVR, encoded by the coding sequence ATGGCCATCCACCCCACCGCGATCGTCGCCGCCGGCGCCCGCCTCGATCCGAGCTGCGAGATCGGCCCGTACGCCGTCATCGGCCCGGAGGTGAAGCTCGGGCCGGGGACGACCGTCGGGGCGCACGCGGTCATCGAGGGCGACACCGAGCTCGGCGCGGGCAACCGCGTCTTCCCGCACGCGGTGCTGGGCCAGATCCCGCAGGACCTCAAGTACCGCGGCGAGCGGACCCGGATCGTCATCGGCGACCGCAACCAGTTCCGCGAGTTCGTCACCGTGCACGTCGGGACGACCGGCGGCGGCGGCGTGACGCGCATCGGGAGCGACTGCCTGTTCATGGCGAGCAGCCACGTCGCCCACGACTGCACCGTGGGCGACCGCTGCATCCTCGCCAACTCGGTGCCGCTGGCGGGCCACGTGACGCTCGAGGATCACGTCATCCTGGGCGGCCTCTCCGGGGTCCACCAGTTCACGCGCATCGGCCGCTTCGCCTTCTCGGCCGCGGGCTCGGTGATCGTCCAGGACGTCGCGCCCTACTGCATGGTCCAGGGCGATCGGGCCTGCGTCAGCGGCGTCAACACGACCGGCCTGCAGCGCAGCGGCTTCTCCGAGGAGCAGCTCGGCCGGGTGAAGGACGCCTACCGGCTCGTCTTCCGCCAGAAGCTCGGGCTGCGCGAGGCTTGCCAGCAGCTCCGCGCCGAGCACGGGGGCCACCCCGAGATCGACCACCTCCTCGCGTTCCTGGACGGGGTGGGCGAGCGGGGGCTGGTCCGGTAG
- the fabZ gene encoding 3-hydroxyacyl-ACP dehydratase FabZ, with the protein MNVQQIEKLLPHRYPFLLVDRIVELEPNKRVVGVKCVTANEPFFVGHFPGHPVMPGVLILEALAQASALMTLTTMPEEQRAGKVIYFMAIDGARFRKPVVPGDRLELHCEMLKNKGTIIKVRGEAKVDGQVVAEGEFMAMLADAGT; encoded by the coding sequence CTGAACGTGCAGCAGATCGAGAAGCTGCTCCCCCACCGCTACCCCTTCCTGCTCGTCGACCGCATCGTCGAGCTGGAGCCGAACAAGCGCGTGGTGGGCGTGAAGTGCGTGACCGCCAACGAGCCCTTCTTCGTGGGCCACTTCCCCGGCCACCCGGTCATGCCGGGCGTGCTCATCCTGGAGGCGCTGGCGCAGGCCTCCGCGCTCATGACGCTCACCACGATGCCGGAGGAGCAGCGGGCCGGGAAGGTCATCTACTTCATGGCCATCGACGGCGCGCGCTTCCGCAAGCCGGTGGTGCCGGGCGACCGGCTCGAGCTGCACTGCGAGATGCTGAAGAACAAGGGCACCATCATCAAGGTGCGCGGCGAGGCCAAGGTGGACGGGCAGGTGGTCGCCGAGGGCGAGTTCATGGCCATGCTGGCGGACGCCGGCACCTGA